One Onychostoma macrolepis isolate SWU-2019 chromosome 15, ASM1243209v1, whole genome shotgun sequence DNA segment encodes these proteins:
- the LOC131520809 gene encoding uncharacterized membrane protein C3orf80 has protein sequence MRTRTLLSVASGFMSFSCEAVRSCAEIQCDEDQRCCTQNSSSSITSVHQFPLHTFLDNLEWIVRKLSGLLILLLLFVVGYFIQRVVCPRPRRQTPEEPSLLHGHASQDSLTGDFSSPVLLLPTYEEVNYLPTYEEIMMEVNGDNQNSNTGAIEERRATLQTSRRPINSL, from the coding sequence ATGAGAACAAGGACATTGCTGAGTGTTGCATCGGGGTTCATGAGTTTCTCCTGCGAGGCTGTGCGGAGTTGTGCAGAGATCCAGTGTGATGAAGACCAGCGATGCTGCACCcaaaacagcagcagcagcatcacGTCCGTCCATCAGTTCCCTCTGCACACTTTCCTGGACAATCTGGAATGGATTGTCCGTAAACTGTCGGGACTGCTGATCCTGCTCTTGCTCTTCGTGGTGGGTTATTTCATTCAGCGTGTCGTATGTCCGCGTCCCCGCCGTCAGACGCCCGAGGAGCCATCACTTCTGCATGGACACGCGTCCCAGGACTCCCTCACAGGGGACTTCAGCTCCCCGGTGCTGCTGCTTCCCACGTATGAGGAGGTGAATTATCTGCCCACATATGAGGAGATTATGATGGAGGTGAATGGAGACAATCAGAACTCAAACACAGGAGCGATAGAGGAAAGACGAGCAACATTGCAAACATCTAGAAGACCCATAAACTCTCTATAA